In the genome of Sardina pilchardus chromosome 14, fSarPil1.1, whole genome shotgun sequence, one region contains:
- the thap1 gene encoding THAP domain-containing protein 1 isoform X1: protein MVQSCSAYGCKNRYHKDKNISFHKFPLARPDVCGKWVAAMRRHNFKPTKYSNICSQHFTKDCFKRECNNRVLKENAVPSLFSFSKLQVKGESLQQTYPAQVDLSLSLPSPEAEEVPSSLATHPPPDDPGATPAGPLGPLATAAAAAESSQEEDESAEGLDGLQSSASVSCDHNYTVEDSLQQKRRIEQLEEQVERLRKKLKTVQQRSRRQERQLQRLKTVGDLQKQVKDLALGGESYVILPKELYDVLKGIESADGL, encoded by the exons ATGGTTCAATCTTGTTCAGCGTATGGATGTAAAAATAGATACCACAAAGACAAAAATATCTCTTTCCACAA ATTCCCACTCGCAAGGCCAGATGTTTGTGGAAAATGGGTAGCAGCGATGAGGAGGCACAACTTCAAACCCACAAAATACAGCAACATCTGCTCCCAGCACTTCACCAAGGACTGCTTCAAACGCGAGTGCAACAACCGGGTGCTGAAAGAGAATGCAGTACCATCTCTCTTCAGCTTTAGCAAACTACAGGTTAAG GGGGAGTCGCTGCAGCAGACGTACCCAGCACAGGTGgacctctccctgtccctccccTCACCTGAGGCCGAGGAGGTGCCGTCGTCGCTCGCCACCCATCCCCCTCCCGACGACCCCGGAGCCACACCCGCCGGACCCCTGGGACCGCTGGCCACAGCGGCAGCCGCGGCGGAGAGCAGCCAGGAGGAGGACGAGTCGGCCGAGGGCCTGGACGGCCTGCAGTCCAGCGCGTCGGTCTCCTGCGACCACAACTACACGGTGGAGGACTCGCTGCAGCAGAAGCGGCGCATcgagcagctggaggagcaggtggagcgcCTGCGCAAGAAGCTCAAGACCGTCCAGCAGCGGTCCCGGCGGCAGGAGCGCCAGCTGCAGCGGCTCAAGACGGTCGGCGACCTCCAGAAGCAGGTGAAGGACCTGGCGCTGGGCGGCGAGAGCTACGTCATCCTGCCCAAAGAACTCTACGACGTGCTGAAGGGAATCGAGTCGGCGGACGGCCTGTGA
- the thap1 gene encoding THAP domain-containing protein 1 isoform X2, with the protein MRRHNFKPTKYSNICSQHFTKDCFKRECNNRVLKENAVPSLFSFSKLQVKGESLQQTYPAQVDLSLSLPSPEAEEVPSSLATHPPPDDPGATPAGPLGPLATAAAAAESSQEEDESAEGLDGLQSSASVSCDHNYTVEDSLQQKRRIEQLEEQVERLRKKLKTVQQRSRRQERQLQRLKTVGDLQKQVKDLALGGESYVILPKELYDVLKGIESADGL; encoded by the exons ATGAGGAGGCACAACTTCAAACCCACAAAATACAGCAACATCTGCTCCCAGCACTTCACCAAGGACTGCTTCAAACGCGAGTGCAACAACCGGGTGCTGAAAGAGAATGCAGTACCATCTCTCTTCAGCTTTAGCAAACTACAGGTTAAG GGGGAGTCGCTGCAGCAGACGTACCCAGCACAGGTGgacctctccctgtccctccccTCACCTGAGGCCGAGGAGGTGCCGTCGTCGCTCGCCACCCATCCCCCTCCCGACGACCCCGGAGCCACACCCGCCGGACCCCTGGGACCGCTGGCCACAGCGGCAGCCGCGGCGGAGAGCAGCCAGGAGGAGGACGAGTCGGCCGAGGGCCTGGACGGCCTGCAGTCCAGCGCGTCGGTCTCCTGCGACCACAACTACACGGTGGAGGACTCGCTGCAGCAGAAGCGGCGCATcgagcagctggaggagcaggtggagcgcCTGCGCAAGAAGCTCAAGACCGTCCAGCAGCGGTCCCGGCGGCAGGAGCGCCAGCTGCAGCGGCTCAAGACGGTCGGCGACCTCCAGAAGCAGGTGAAGGACCTGGCGCTGGGCGGCGAGAGCTACGTCATCCTGCCCAAAGAACTCTACGACGTGCTGAAGGGAATCGAGTCGGCGGACGGCCTGTGA